The genomic region CGGCCAACAGCAAACACCACTCTCGTTGGAGGCGTGCATGCCACATATCTATCACTGAACAATACCTACTCCATCGAACCACGATTGAGCATCACTCAAAAAATGGACAACGGACAGCAGTTGTCCTTTGGCTATGGTTTGCACGGCCAGTATCTGCCATTGGGTTCCTATTTCACGCAATTCACACGGCCAGACGGGTCAATATACTTCCCGAACAAAGACCTGAAAATGGTGCAAAGTCATCATTTCGTGCTCAGTTATGAGCTTAGTTTTCTGCACAATTACAAATTCAAGATAGAGCCCTATTTCCAATACCTCTATCATTTGCCGGTGAGTTCCGACCCATCAAGCACCTACATGATCTTGAATGAGCGCTCTGGCTACGCCAAAGATTCTTTGGTAAACAAAGGCATAGGCATGAATTATGGCCTGGATGTTTCCATACAACGATACTATGCCAAACACTGGTTTTTTGTGGTCAATGGCTCGGTGTTCCGATCATCGTATACACCGCTCAATGGTAAAACCTACTCTGGAGCCTATGATAGCAGATTCACTGTTTCCGTTATGGGCGGTTACGAAGTTCAGTTCAAGAACAGCGCTTTGGAATTCGGATTCCGATTAGGTGTAATGGGCGGATTTCGTTACACACCTATCGATCTGGCGGCTTCCACTGCTGCGCGAGAAGCCATCACCATCGATTCGTTGGCCTTTACCAAAACATATCCTACCTACATACGACCCGACCTTCAAATTTCGTACAGGCAGAACAAACCCAAATACTCTTGGACACTTTCGCTCAATCTTGGAAACTTCATTGACCACAAGAACATCTTGCGTCAGTACTACGATAAACAGAATAATAAATTGGCGTACAAATATCAGATGGGATTGATTCCAATTTTGGCATTTCAGGTCGATTTTTATGCCAGCAAAGGAGGCACTAAAAAAGCGAAAGGCTGATTATCCTTTATAAGCCATCCACATAAGAGCAGCTGCCAAGCTCATAACAATCACAAATCGTAGGACGCGTAGTACCAATAGTTCTTCTGGTTTCATCAATGGGGGTTGAATGTTAATTCAAACCTAACCAATGTTACCAACTTATTAATGACCAAAAATGGTCATTTTAACAACGAAGATTGAATTTCAGTGTATCACGTAGCCCAATTCTACGCAAACTACTATCTGCACAACTATGTTATTCACGTATTGGTACCAAGATTGGTCTTGGAGAATTGCCCAATCGCCATAAATGCTTGGTGTGTTGCCATACCACAACCATAAAATTGGGGTACACATGATATGGAATGCCATACTCCTTGGCGGTTTGCTGCACTATCTGCGACAGCTTGCGATAATGCACATGGCTAATACTAGGAAATAGATGATGCTCGATCTGGTAATTCAAACCACCCACAAACCAAGAGAAAATGCGACTCTTGGGTGAGAAATTGCATGTGGTTCGCAATTGGTGAACAAACCAACTTTCCTCTACTCTACCATCTTCTGGAGCAACCGGATATGCAGCATCCGGCACCACGTGTGCCGATTGAAATACAGTTGCACTGAATACGCCAGCAATAAAATGCATGGTAAAGAAGAAGATCAACGTCAACCACCACGAAGCTGGATTGAGCCACATCGGAAGCGCAAGTACAATTCCCCAATAGAGCAATTTGGCAATGGTCATTCTTGTTAGCTGCATGGTGAATTTACCGCGACCTTTCACTGTCAATCCTTTTTTACGGAAATCCAACATCTGCAGGAAATCCTTGAACGTTGCCCAATTGATGGTCATCATTCCGTATAGAAACCAAGCATAGAATGCCTGCAATCTGTGAATCCAAAGACGCTTAGTATTTGGCGAAAGTCGAAGGATTCCGCCTGTATCAATATCGCCATCGTGTCCATCAATATTGGTAAAAGAATGATGGAGCACATTATGCTGAATCTTCCACACAATAGCGCTGCCGCCAACAATATTGATCAAATAGCCCAAAGCTTTATTCACCTTCGGGTTCTTTGAATAGGACCCATGGTTTGCATCGTGCATAATAGACATACCAATGCCGATCATTCCAACCGCCATCATCACCCACATCACGAACAGAATGGCCCAATGTGAAACCACTCCTGAAATGATCAATCCGAGCGGCACGAGATAAAGCAATAGAAGAGAAACCGTTTTCACGACCATTCCAGCATTCCCCTGTTTAGAAACCTGCTTGTCTTCAAAATAATCAGCAACACGTGCTTTAAGGGTCTTCACAAATTCCACATCGGCAGTGCGCGAAAATTTCAATCTCTGTAATTGGGTCATGTTCTTGTTTGTAAGACGATGAAGATAGGCACTTGCATGGAACGCCACTTGACGAATAACAGAAACAAAAAAGCCGATGTGAAAATTCACATCGGCTTTACTTTAAAAGTCTGTTTTCTTAATAATAGTGCAGTCTTCGCACCTTGCTCACGTACTTTGAAAGTCGTAGTACTTGTCGTGTATATCCATACTCATTATCGTACCAAGCATAGATCACCACATTCATTCCATCAGGAGAAACAATCGTTGCCTTGCTATCATAGATAGAAGCGCAGCTGTCGCCAACAATATCCGAAGAAACCAATTCGTGTGAAGTCGAATAACGAATCTGCTCAACAAGGCTTCCGTTCAATGCAGCATCTTTCATTGCAGCATCAATATCGTCCAATGAAACCTTTGTCTTCAAAGTAAGATTCAAAATAGCCAACGAACCATCTGGCACCGGAACACGAACGGCATTCGAGGTCAACTTGCCTCCAAGTGTTGGAATTACCTTTGCAACAGCACTTCCGGCACCAGTTTCGGTGATAACCATATTTGAAGCGGCAGAACGTCCTCTACGATATTTCTTGTGGTAGTTATCCAACAAATTCTGGTCGTTGGTGTAGGCATGAATGGTCTCAATATGACCTTTCTCCACTCCGAATTTAGCTTCAATTACAGCCAAAACTGGAGAAATGGCATTGGTCGTACAAGAAGCCGCTGACCAGATATTGTGATCATCTGGATTGAAATTCAAGTGATTTACGCCATGAACAATGTTTGGAATATCACCCTTGCCAGGAGCAGTCAACATTACTTTACTCGCGCCTTTCGATTTCAAATGCTGACCCAATCCGTCTGCATCTCTCCAAACACCAGTGTTATCAATGATCAGCGCATCGTTGATGCCATATTGAGTGTAATCAATCTCTGAAGGATTGTTGGCTGCAATTAGAAGAATCGTGTGACCGTTTACGATCAACGCCTTTTTCTCAACATCTGCTTCGATGGTACCAGGAAACGGACCGTGAATGGAATCCGTTCTGAGAAGATCGGCACGCTTGTAAATATCGTGTTCAGAGTTTGAACGCGTAACAATAGCACGAAGTCGCAGCTGATCGCCTTTAGCAGATTGAGAGATCAACTCTCTAGCTGCCAATCGACCGATACGTCCGAATCCGTAAAGCACTACATCTTGCGGAGCTGATGGTTCACGACCATCGGCTACCATTGTGCCAATAGTTCCTCCTAAAAAGGTCTCGATGGTTTCACCCTTGGTGCGGGCTTCTAACCACTCATGTGTCAATTTTCCAAGGTCGATTTTGGCAGGTGCCAAATTCATGCTTACCAATCCTTGGGCAACTTGGAGACTATCGAAAATGGTGATCGGTTTCCGCACCATTTTACGAGCATATTCGTGATGGGCCAAAATTTCTCCCACGTTGCAGTCATGCAACTGCTGGCGGAAAATGACCAATTCAACAGCTCGGTCAAAACGCAAAGTTCCGACAATAGACATCAACTGGATAGCGGCTTTTTCTCGGCCGATCCAATTGTTCAACTCTGCCTCAAAAGTCCCTTTGGAATTTGAAGCAATCGTATCAATACTCATGAAAATGGATTTGTGGTTAGATTATCCTAGATATGCTTTCAGCAGTTTGCTGCGCGAAGTGTGACGCAGTCTTCTGATAGCTTTTTCCTTTATCTGACGAACACGCTCTCTCGTAAGGTCGAATTTTGCTCCGATCTCTTCCAAGGTCAATCCGTGGTTCATTCCAATTCCGAAGAACAGTTTCACCACATCTCTTTCGCGCTCTGTCAGCGTGGAAAGTGAACGCTCAATTTCTTTTTGAAGCGACTCGTTCATCAGCGTACTATCGGCACGTGGCGAATCGTGATTCACCAACACGTCCAAAAGGCTGTTGTCTTCTCCTTGAACGAACGGTGCGTCCATTGATACGTGACGTCCAGAAACGCGCATTGTATCAGCAATTTTCTCTTCTGGAATTTCTAGAACTTCAGAAAGTTCCTCAGCAGATGGCTCGCGCTCAAACTCCTGCTCCAATTTAGAAAAAGCCTTGTTGATCTTATTTAAAGAACCTACTTGGTTCAAAGGCAAACGAACAATTCTTGATTGCTCTGCCAACGCTTGTAGAATCGATTGACGAATCCACCAAACAGCGTAAGAAATGAACTTGAAACCGCGTGTTTCGTCAAAACGTTGAGCTGCTTTGATCAATCCTAAGTTTCCTTCGTTGATCAAATCCGGTAGGCTCAACCCTTGATTTTGGTATTGCTTCGCAACAGAGACAACGAAACGAAGATTCGCTTTGGTCAATTTTTCCAAAGCAGCTTGATCACCAGCTTTAATTCGCTGCGCCAGAATTACTTCCATGTCCGCAGTGATAAGATCTTCCTTGCCAATTTCCTGTAGGTATTTGTCAAGCGAAGCACTCTCACGATTAGTAATCGATTTGGTGATCTTAAGTTGTCTCATATTGTCTATTTCAGTTAAGTGATCTGACGGCTCTTTACACCATCCCCAAAAAGGGCTGCAAAGATACACAGAAAGGCTATTTTATACAATATAAAAGAGACAGGCTGTGCAACCGTCATAATTCAAACGACAAATCGCCTCAATTGTTTCTTTTTTGTGGCACGACCAATCTGCTAGAAAGATAGTAAACGATCAATCAGGGCGTGATTTCCGATAAAGCTCCCAAATAACAATTCCCGCTGAGACAGAAATATTCAACGAATGTTTGGTTCCTGTCTGTGGTATTTCAATGAAATCATCGCAAATATCCAAAACATCTTGCGATACTCCTTTTACTTCGTTGCCGAAAATTAGTGCCAGTTTAGCATCATTCGCAAACTGAAAATTACCTAGTTCTATGCTTCCGGCAACTTGTTCTATACCTAATATTCGAAAGCCATCTAATTTGAGTTTCGCTACGGCATCACTGCAACGATCTGCATACTCCCACTCTACTGATTCAGTGGCGCCTAAGGCTGTTTTTTCAATCTCCCGATGCGGTGGCTGTGCTGTAATTCCGCAAAGCAAAATCTTCTGAACAGAAAATGCATCAGCGGTTCTGAAAACAGATCCGACATTATGAAGGCTTCTTACATCATCAAGAACAACCACAACCGGAATCTTATCAGCTCCTTGAAACTCGGAAACTGACTTTCTGCCAAGTTCCTGCATCGTCAATTTTCTACCTTTCTCTTTAGCCATTGTACTGTTTGATGCCTTGCGTATATGGTTAACTTAGCGCGATTCTGAACGCAAAGTAAAACAGATAATCTTGGCCAAAACATCTGGAACAAAAGATCAGGAAACACCCTTGATGAAGCAATACAATGCAATCAAGGCGAAATACCCTGATGCACTATTGCTTTTCAGAGTTGGTGATTTTTACGAGACCTTCGGAGAAGATGCCATTCGCGCAT from Flavobacteriales bacterium harbors:
- a CDS encoding acyl-CoA desaturase produces the protein MVVKTVSLLLLYLVPLGLIISGVVSHWAILFVMWVMMAVGMIGIGMSIMHDANHGSYSKNPKVNKALGYLINIVGGSAIVWKIQHNVLHHSFTNIDGHDGDIDTGGILRLSPNTKRLWIHRLQAFYAWFLYGMMTINWATFKDFLQMLDFRKKGLTVKGRGKFTMQLTRMTIAKLLYWGIVLALPMWLNPASWWLTLIFFFTMHFIAGVFSATVFQSAHVVPDAAYPVAPEDGRVEESWFVHQLRTTCNFSPKSRIFSWFVGGLNYQIEHHLFPSISHVHYRKLSQIVQQTAKEYGIPYHVYPNFMVVVWQHTKHLWRLGNSPRPILVPIRE
- a CDS encoding glyceraldehyde-3-phosphate dehydrogenase, with the translated sequence MSIDTIASNSKGTFEAELNNWIGREKAAIQLMSIVGTLRFDRAVELVIFRQQLHDCNVGEILAHHEYARKMVRKPITIFDSLQVAQGLVSMNLAPAKIDLGKLTHEWLEARTKGETIETFLGGTIGTMVADGREPSAPQDVVLYGFGRIGRLAARELISQSAKGDQLRLRAIVTRSNSEHDIYKRADLLRTDSIHGPFPGTIEADVEKKALIVNGHTILLIAANNPSEIDYTQYGINDALIIDNTGVWRDADGLGQHLKSKGASKVMLTAPGKGDIPNIVHGVNHLNFNPDDHNIWSAASCTTNAISPVLAVIEAKFGVEKGHIETIHAYTNDQNLLDNYHKKYRRGRSAASNMVITETGAGSAVAKVIPTLGGKLTSNAVRVPVPDGSLAILNLTLKTKVSLDDIDAAMKDAALNGSLVEQIRYSTSHELVSSDIVGDSCASIYDSKATIVSPDGMNVVIYAWYDNEYGYTRQVLRLSKYVSKVRRLHYY
- a CDS encoding RNA polymerase sigma factor RpoD/SigA, which produces MRQLKITKSITNRESASLDKYLQEIGKEDLITADMEVILAQRIKAGDQAALEKLTKANLRFVVSVAKQYQNQGLSLPDLINEGNLGLIKAAQRFDETRGFKFISYAVWWIRQSILQALAEQSRIVRLPLNQVGSLNKINKAFSKLEQEFEREPSAEELSEVLEIPEEKIADTMRVSGRHVSMDAPFVQGEDNSLLDVLVNHDSPRADSTLMNESLQKEIERSLSTLTERERDVVKLFFGIGMNHGLTLEEIGAKFDLTRERVRQIKEKAIRRLRHTSRSKLLKAYLG
- a CDS encoding RNA methyltransferase, which encodes MAKEKGRKLTMQELGRKSVSEFQGADKIPVVVVLDDVRSLHNVGSVFRTADAFSVQKILLCGITAQPPHREIEKTALGATESVEWEYADRCSDAVAKLKLDGFRILGIEQVAGSIELGNFQFANDAKLALIFGNEVKGVSQDVLDICDDFIEIPQTGTKHSLNISVSAGIVIWELYRKSRPD